In Rahnella sikkimica, the following are encoded in one genomic region:
- the pmbA gene encoding metalloprotease PmbA produces the protein MNVVNQVAQQRKTLEQAVSQALELAKAGSDAAEVAVSKTTGIGVSTRFGEVENVEFNSDGALGITVYYQNRKGSASSTDLSPDAISRTVQAALDIARYTSPDPFAGVADKEMLAFDAPDLDLFHPEELDPDRCIELAARAEQAALKADKRITNTEGGSFNSHYGIRVFGNSQGMLQSYCSTRHSISASVIAEHKGDMERDYAYSIARKMSDLKDPEWVGEECARRTLSRLAPRKLPTMQSPVLFASEVATGLFGHLVGAISGGSIYRKSSFLLDSLGKQILPEWLTIEEHPHLLQGLASTPFDSEGVRTERRDIVKDGVLQSWLMTCYSARKLGLQTTGHAGGIHNWRIAGQGDDFAGMLRKLDKGLVVTELMGQGVSGVTGDYSRGAAGFWVENGEIQYPVSEITIAGNLKDMWRNMVAIGSDIETRSNIQCGSVLLPAMKIAGE, from the coding sequence ATGAACGTAGTCAATCAAGTTGCGCAGCAGCGTAAAACCCTGGAACAGGCCGTCTCACAGGCACTGGAGCTGGCGAAAGCAGGCTCAGACGCCGCGGAAGTTGCGGTCAGCAAAACCACCGGAATCGGCGTCAGCACGCGTTTTGGCGAAGTTGAGAACGTAGAATTCAACAGCGATGGCGCGTTAGGCATCACTGTGTATTATCAGAACCGCAAGGGCAGTGCGTCTTCCACCGATTTAAGCCCGGATGCGATTTCCCGCACCGTGCAGGCTGCGCTGGATATCGCCCGTTATACGTCACCGGATCCGTTCGCGGGCGTAGCGGATAAAGAAATGCTGGCCTTCGATGCGCCTGATCTGGATCTTTTCCATCCGGAAGAGCTGGATCCGGATCGCTGTATCGAGCTGGCCGCCCGCGCTGAACAGGCCGCGCTTAAAGCAGATAAACGCATCACCAATACTGAAGGCGGCAGTTTTAACAGCCACTACGGCATCCGCGTTTTCGGCAACAGCCAGGGCATGTTGCAGAGCTATTGTTCGACGCGTCACTCCATTTCCGCTTCGGTTATCGCGGAGCATAAAGGTGATATGGAACGCGATTACGCCTATTCCATCGCCCGTAAAATGAGCGATCTGAAAGACCCGGAATGGGTCGGCGAAGAGTGTGCGCGCCGCACGTTGTCGCGTCTGGCTCCGCGTAAATTACCGACCATGCAGTCACCGGTTCTGTTCGCTTCTGAAGTGGCAACCGGTCTGTTCGGGCATCTTGTCGGTGCGATCAGCGGCGGCAGTATTTACCGTAAATCGTCATTCCTGCTCGACAGCCTCGGCAAGCAAATCCTGCCGGAATGGCTGACCATCGAAGAACATCCGCATTTGTTGCAAGGTCTGGCTTCGACACCGTTCGACAGCGAAGGTGTCCGCACCGAACGCCGTGATATCGTCAAAGACGGCGTGCTGCAAAGCTGGCTGATGACCTGTTATTCCGCGCGTAAGCTCGGTCTGCAAACTACCGGCCATGCGGGCGGCATCCACAACTGGCGTATCGCCGGTCAGGGTGACGACTTTGCCGGTATGCTGCGTAAGCTCGACAAAGGTCTGGTCGTGACCGAACTGATGGGCCAGGGCGTCAGTGGCGTGACCGGTGACTATTCCCGCGGCGCGGCCGGTTTCTGGGTCGAGAATGGCGAGATCCAGTATCCGGTGAGCGAAATCACCATCGCCGGTAATCTGAAAGACATGTGGCGCAATATGGTTGCCATCGGCAGCGATATTGAAACCCGCAGCAATATCCAGTGCGGCTCCGTGCTGTTGCCTGCGATGAAAATCGCCGGCGAATAA
- the cybC gene encoding cytochrome b562 translates to MRKQLMALAVIALLGSSTAVLAADLETDMDTIADNYSKVLKTSDQAELTTSLANMKAAAEDAKKATPPKLKGKAPDSPEIQDYRKGLDTLIGQIDSASALAKAGKVDEAKKEAEGFKATRNENHKKFK, encoded by the coding sequence ATGCGCAAACAACTGATGGCGTTGGCGGTAATCGCCCTGTTAGGAAGCAGTACTGCGGTTCTGGCCGCCGATTTAGAAACGGACATGGACACGATTGCGGATAACTACAGCAAAGTGCTGAAAACCAGCGATCAGGCAGAACTGACGACCAGCCTGGCGAACATGAAAGCGGCAGCGGAAGATGCGAAAAAAGCCACACCGCCGAAGCTGAAAGGCAAAGCGCCGGACAGCCCTGAGATCCAGGATTACCGCAAAGGGCTGGATACGCTTATTGGTCAGATTGATTCGGCATCGGCTTTGGCGAAAGCCGGCAAGGTAGATGAAGCGAAGAAAGAAGCCGAAGGGTTTAAGGCGACGCGTAATGAGAACCACAAGAAGTTTAAATAG
- the rnk gene encoding nucleoside diphosphate kinase regulator: protein MSKPTLIISELDAERLDRLLAQPAFASSPVADALNEELDRAEILPPEQIPADVVTMNSKVRFTEGKEGEEHIRTLVYPAALKDSNEQLSVMAPLGAALLGLRVGGSITWEMPGGGESVVNVLELLYQPEAAGELRR from the coding sequence ATGAGTAAACCGACACTGATCATCAGCGAACTTGACGCAGAACGCCTGGATAGACTGCTGGCGCAACCGGCTTTTGCCAGCAGCCCGGTGGCCGACGCACTGAATGAAGAGTTAGATCGCGCAGAGATTTTGCCGCCCGAACAAATCCCGGCCGACGTGGTAACGATGAACAGCAAGGTTCGCTTTACAGAAGGTAAAGAAGGCGAAGAGCACATTCGTACGCTGGTCTATCCTGCGGCGCTGAAAGACAGCAACGAACAGCTTTCCGTGATGGCCCCGCTCGGCGCGGCCCTGTTGGGCCTGCGCGTCGGCGGCAGCATTACGTGGGAAATGCCCGGCGGCGGTGAAAGTGTGGTGAATGTGCTGGAGTTGCTGTATCAGCCGGAGGCAGCCGGGGAATTACGGCGTTAA
- a CDS encoding PRD domain-containing protein: MNNGTASVKSIGQAGLEDAPAITEQVLKEIQLMQGAKNITTTDVQLQMLTSHVKAMVLRSMSGEPLPEVEKDLFDEISDESMQMAEEVVSWFGNLPIEEAYLLSVHFEVARDNEPK, from the coding sequence GTGAATAACGGAACCGCATCGGTAAAAAGTATCGGGCAGGCAGGGTTGGAAGACGCTCCGGCGATAACAGAGCAAGTATTGAAAGAAATTCAATTGATGCAAGGTGCGAAGAATATCACCACCACAGATGTTCAGTTGCAGATGTTAACGTCACACGTTAAAGCCATGGTATTACGCTCAATGAGCGGTGAGCCATTGCCTGAAGTCGAAAAAGATTTATTTGACGAAATCTCGGATGAATCCATGCAAATGGCCGAAGAAGTGGTCAGCTGGTTCGGGAATTTACCGATTGAGGAAGCGTATTTACTCTCGGTGCATTTTGAAGTTGCAAGAGACAACGAACCGAAATAA
- a CDS encoding SFCGS family glycine-rich protein, with protein MGQVLVVIGDRLGKGQKVAAGVEAAGGRAIVVPGMAADMKLGDVMKAEGATFGISFCGSGGAGAITAQNKYGYKAKYGMRSVDEGVTAINEGYLVLGFGFMDKEELGQRLVEAYNKKYGQA; from the coding sequence ATGGGACAAGTATTAGTTGTGATCGGCGACCGTTTAGGCAAAGGCCAGAAAGTGGCAGCAGGCGTGGAAGCGGCTGGCGGAAGAGCCATTGTTGTCCCAGGCATGGCAGCCGATATGAAACTCGGCGACGTGATGAAAGCAGAAGGCGCGACCTTTGGTATTTCCTTCTGCGGCAGCGGCGGCGCCGGTGCGATTACCGCACAAAACAAATACGGATATAAAGCGAAGTACGGAATGCGTTCAGTGGATGAAGGTGTAACGGCAATTAACGAAGGCTATCTGGTATTAGGGTTTGGATTTATGGATAAAGAAGAACTGGGTCAGCGGCTGGTTGAAGCTTATAACAAGAAGTATGGTCAGGCGTAA
- a CDS encoding DUF4312 family protein produces the protein MKQQLTTTVRVEGKGENKAAAFSSALSQVQRTVLKSSANNVLLRIEPQDVKVITAEESVKREKFLFFFLAREKKSYYVALDITVNLTVINTEQVVFVTK, from the coding sequence ATGAAGCAACAATTAACCACGACAGTTCGGGTTGAAGGAAAGGGCGAAAATAAGGCTGCCGCCTTTTCTTCCGCACTGAGTCAGGTTCAGAGGACGGTTCTCAAATCTTCGGCCAATAATGTCTTGCTGCGCATCGAACCGCAGGACGTCAAGGTTATTACGGCCGAGGAATCAGTTAAAAGAGAAAAGTTTCTGTTCTTTTTTCTGGCCAGGGAAAAAAAGAGTTATTACGTGGCGTTAGACATTACCGTCAACCTGACTGTTATTAATACGGAACAGGTAGTTTTTGTCACGAAATAA
- a CDS encoding DUF4311 domain-containing protein, with protein sequence MFLIILFKSLIIGGLVGVGVGAGAARMFHAPTVQGMGAFRTLGELNSCEGDPASHFSFGLGFFFNAWASSVAAGSFTQDVDHRIIPHWATAALMFKNRNVAETLHDPRKMAIAGGIIGMIVVAFLNTTASAVPAALQVTAIKVLVPAANLLVNTVMPVIFWLAAIDAGRRSGFWATIFGGLAQMIMGNAVPGLVLGILIGKGVEESGWNRVTKVMMAAIIALFALSGFFRGFDVKLLQSFMLDVPAWLNGIHNSLSGK encoded by the coding sequence ATGTTTTTAATTATTTTATTTAAGTCGCTTATTATCGGCGGACTGGTTGGTGTGGGGGTAGGTGCAGGTGCTGCACGTATGTTCCACGCGCCTACCGTGCAAGGGATGGGGGCTTTTCGTACTCTTGGGGAATTAAATTCCTGTGAAGGCGATCCGGCTTCGCATTTCTCATTTGGTCTGGGCTTCTTTTTTAACGCCTGGGCTTCTTCCGTTGCGGCGGGTTCTTTCACACAGGACGTCGACCACCGCATCATCCCTCACTGGGCGACCGCTGCCCTGATGTTCAAAAACCGCAATGTGGCTGAAACCCTGCACGACCCGCGCAAGATGGCGATTGCGGGCGGCATCATCGGCATGATTGTGGTGGCATTCCTGAATACCACCGCGTCTGCGGTACCTGCGGCTTTACAGGTGACGGCGATTAAAGTGCTGGTGCCTGCGGCTAACCTGCTGGTGAACACCGTGATGCCGGTGATTTTCTGGCTGGCGGCAATCGATGCAGGACGTCGTTCCGGTTTCTGGGCCACCATTTTCGGTGGTCTGGCGCAGATGATCATGGGTAACGCCGTGCCGGGTCTGGTGTTGGGTATTCTGATCGGGAAAGGCGTTGAGGAAAGCGGCTGGAACCGCGTCACCAAAGTGATGATGGCTGCGATTATCGCGCTGTTCGCGCTCAGCGGCTTCTTCCGTGGTTTCGACGTCAAACTGTTGCAGTCTTTCATGCTGGATGTTCCTGCGTGGCTGAACGGCATTCACAACTCACTCAGCGGCAAGTAA
- a CDS encoding DUF4310 family protein, whose protein sequence is MEEQAKRGFWYAEWSFPIFVGLLSSGVFAGTHMYYLYGIGAFNEVAFVSMLRAGMDTGVYGAVAAFGASFLFARIIEGSLVGILDIGGAIQTGIGLGVPALLLGAGIIFPVANFAASLVTGLILGLAVGYIIILARKFTINQSNSTYGADVMMGAGNASGRFLGPLIILSAMAASIPIGLGSLLGALGFYLWQKPITGGAILGAMVLGAIFPVSL, encoded by the coding sequence ATGGAAGAACAAGCCAAACGTGGTTTCTGGTACGCAGAGTGGTCGTTCCCGATCTTCGTCGGTCTGCTGTCCTCAGGCGTTTTTGCCGGGACGCACATGTATTACCTGTACGGCATTGGTGCTTTTAACGAAGTGGCGTTTGTTTCGATGCTGCGTGCAGGCATGGATACCGGCGTGTATGGCGCGGTTGCGGCCTTCGGTGCCAGTTTCCTGTTTGCCCGCATTATCGAAGGTTCGCTGGTCGGTATTCTGGATATCGGCGGCGCGATCCAGACCGGTATTGGTCTGGGCGTTCCGGCTCTGTTGCTCGGCGCGGGGATTATCTTCCCGGTGGCGAACTTTGCCGCCTCGCTGGTGACCGGCCTGATCCTCGGATTAGCGGTGGGTTACATCATCATTCTGGCGCGTAAATTCACCATCAATCAGAGCAACTCCACCTACGGGGCGGATGTGATGATGGGCGCGGGTAACGCCTCCGGTCGTTTCCTCGGGCCGTTGATTATCCTCTCCGCGATGGCCGCGTCGATTCCAATCGGCCTGGGTTCACTGCTTGGCGCGCTGGGCTTCTACCTGTGGCAGAAACCTATCACCGGCGGTGCCATTCTCGGTGCGATGGTGCTGGGCGCGATCTTCCCGGTATCACTGTAA
- a CDS encoding amidohydrolase/deacetylase family metallohydrolase yields the protein MYDLIIRQAKSTDGSLTDIAIQGGKFAAIGTLASDATARQTLDLQGKVYASAGWIDSHVHCYPKSPIYHDDADLIGVACGVTTVADAGSTGANDVDDFYKMTREAKTNVFAFLNIARTGIVTQNELADMAQIDKVGVRDAIARNPGFIIGIKARMSSSVVGQNGIKPLVRAKEIQQENNDLPLMVHIGNNPPNLDEIADLLTSGDIITHCYNGKPNRILSPEGVLRDSIKRALSRGVLLDVGHGTASFSFEVAELAIRQGILPHTISSDIYCRNRMSGPVHSLATVMSKFFSVGMTLTQVIDCVTSHAADALRLPAKGRLEVGADADLTLFEQRFVPQVFVDSEGQSVKGESLLVPLAAVVAGVTLLTEEGKSAHVF from the coding sequence ATGTATGACTTAATCATCCGACAGGCAAAAAGCACAGACGGCAGCCTGACTGATATTGCAATTCAGGGCGGCAAGTTCGCCGCCATCGGCACACTGGCATCCGATGCCACCGCCCGCCAGACACTCGACCTTCAGGGCAAGGTTTACGCCAGCGCCGGTTGGATCGACTCCCACGTTCACTGTTACCCAAAATCGCCGATTTATCATGACGACGCTGACCTGATCGGCGTGGCCTGCGGTGTCACCACTGTGGCTGATGCCGGAAGCACCGGTGCAAATGACGTCGACGATTTTTATAAGATGACCCGCGAGGCGAAAACCAACGTCTTTGCGTTTCTGAATATCGCCCGCACCGGCATTGTTACGCAGAACGAACTGGCCGATATGGCGCAGATCGACAAAGTTGGCGTGCGTGACGCTATTGCGCGCAACCCCGGTTTTATCATCGGGATTAAAGCGCGCATGAGCAGCAGCGTCGTCGGTCAGAACGGCATTAAACCGCTGGTTCGCGCGAAAGAAATTCAGCAGGAAAATAATGATTTACCGCTGATGGTTCATATCGGGAACAACCCGCCAAATCTCGATGAAATCGCGGACTTGCTGACGTCCGGCGACATCATCACGCACTGCTATAACGGCAAACCGAACCGGATCCTGTCACCGGAAGGCGTACTGCGCGATTCGATTAAACGCGCGCTGAGCCGTGGCGTGCTGCTCGATGTCGGGCACGGCACCGCCAGTTTCAGTTTTGAAGTGGCGGAACTCGCCATCAGACAGGGCATTTTGCCCCACACCATCAGTTCCGATATTTACTGCCGCAACCGCATGAGCGGGCCGGTTCACAGCCTGGCGACGGTGATGTCCAAATTCTTTAGCGTGGGCATGACGCTGACGCAAGTGATTGATTGCGTGACCTCTCATGCCGCCGATGCTTTGCGCCTGCCTGCAAAAGGGCGGCTGGAAGTGGGCGCTGACGCCGACCTGACGCTGTTTGAACAGCGTTTTGTGCCACAGGTATTTGTCGATTCCGAAGGTCAGTCCGTGAAGGGCGAAAGCTTGCTGGTACCTCTGGCCGCCGTGGTCGCGGGTGTCACTCTGTTAACCGAAGAAGGGAAATCTGCTCATGTCTTCTGA
- a CDS encoding DgaE family pyridoxal phosphate-dependent ammonia lyase translates to MSSEQSLYEKYQLKQVINASGRMTALGVSTPREEVAAVVNTGLNHYFEMKDLVNKTGAYIAKLLNVEDAVVVSCASAGIAQSVAAVIVKDDAWLLENLHAAPLEIPHDIVLPKGHNVNYGAPVATMVTMGGGKVVEAGYANECSAAQLAACITPRTAAILYIKSHHSVQKSILSVEEAATVAREHNLPLIVDAAAEEDLTCYYEMGADLVIYSGAKAIEGPTSGLVLGKKQVVEWVKLQSGGIGRAMKVGKEGILGLTQAIESYITLPKTTGQEMVDKMTPFIASLNEINGVTGRVVWDSAGRDIARTEITFDEAVLGWKTKAIVDAMKNGDIAIYFRGYRANEGKIEVDVRSVTPPQLAIVADRFKQLFSGEKA, encoded by the coding sequence ATGTCTTCTGAACAATCTTTGTATGAAAAATATCAGCTGAAACAGGTTATTAACGCATCCGGCCGTATGACGGCGCTCGGGGTTTCCACGCCGCGCGAAGAAGTGGCGGCGGTAGTGAATACCGGCCTGAATCATTATTTCGAGATGAAGGATCTGGTGAACAAAACCGGTGCCTACATCGCTAAATTGCTGAATGTCGAAGACGCGGTGGTAGTGTCCTGCGCGTCCGCCGGCATTGCACAGTCGGTCGCGGCGGTGATTGTGAAAGATGACGCCTGGCTGCTGGAAAACCTGCACGCCGCGCCGCTGGAAATCCCTCACGACATCGTGCTGCCCAAAGGTCACAACGTAAACTATGGCGCACCTGTTGCCACGATGGTGACGATGGGCGGCGGCAAAGTGGTGGAAGCCGGTTATGCCAACGAATGCTCTGCGGCGCAGCTTGCGGCCTGCATTACGCCCCGCACCGCGGCCATTTTGTACATCAAATCCCACCATTCCGTGCAGAAAAGCATTCTGTCCGTGGAAGAGGCCGCGACGGTAGCCCGCGAACATAATCTGCCGCTGATTGTGGATGCGGCGGCCGAAGAAGACCTGACCTGTTATTACGAAATGGGCGCAGATTTGGTGATTTACAGCGGCGCGAAAGCCATCGAAGGCCCGACCAGCGGTCTGGTACTGGGCAAAAAACAGGTTGTCGAATGGGTGAAACTGCAATCCGGCGGCATCGGCCGTGCGATGAAAGTCGGTAAAGAAGGCATTCTCGGGCTGACGCAGGCGATTGAAAGTTACATCACGCTGCCGAAAACCACCGGGCAGGAAATGGTCGACAAAATGACACCATTTATCGCCAGCCTCAATGAAATCAATGGTGTGACCGGCCGTGTGGTCTGGGACAGTGCCGGGCGCGATATCGCCCGTACCGAAATCACTTTCGATGAAGCGGTTCTGGGCTGGAAAACCAAAGCCATCGTGGACGCCATGAAAAACGGCGATATCGCCATTTACTTCCGTGGCTACCGCGCCAACGAAGGCAAGATTGAAGTTGACGTGCGCAGCGTGACGCCGCCGCAGCTCGCCATCGTCGCCGACCGTTTCAAACAACTTTTCAGTGGAGAGAAAGCATGA
- the dagF gene encoding 2-dehydro-3-deoxy-phosphogluconate aldolase, translated as MKLTPNFYRDRVCLNVLAGSKDNARDIYDAAEGHVLVGVLSKNYADVASAVADMKEYAALIENALSVGLGAGDPRQSLMVSQISQQVQPQHVNQVFTGVGTSRALLGQNDSVVNGLISPTGKVGFVKINTGPLSAAASDAIVPVETAIALLKDMGGSSVKYFPMGGLKTREEFAAVARACAEQDFWLEPTGGIDLDNFEPIMEIALAAGVTKIIPHIYSSVIDNATGNTRPEDVKALLASVKKLIG; from the coding sequence ATGAAGCTGACCCCAAACTTCTACCGTGACCGCGTCTGCCTGAACGTGCTGGCAGGGTCAAAAGACAACGCCCGTGATATCTACGACGCCGCAGAAGGGCATGTGCTGGTCGGTGTGCTTTCCAAAAACTACGCGGATGTCGCAAGCGCCGTCGCCGACATGAAGGAATATGCCGCGCTTATCGAAAACGCGCTGTCCGTCGGTCTGGGCGCGGGCGATCCGCGTCAGTCGCTGATGGTCAGCCAGATTTCACAGCAGGTTCAGCCCCAGCATGTGAATCAGGTCTTCACCGGCGTCGGCACCAGCCGTGCGCTGCTCGGTCAAAACGACAGCGTGGTCAACGGCCTGATTTCGCCGACCGGCAAAGTCGGTTTCGTCAAAATTAACACCGGTCCGCTGAGCGCCGCGGCCAGTGACGCGATTGTGCCGGTGGAAACCGCGATTGCGCTGCTCAAAGACATGGGCGGCAGCTCGGTGAAATATTTCCCGATGGGTGGCCTGAAAACCCGTGAGGAATTTGCTGCCGTGGCGCGTGCCTGTGCAGAACAGGATTTCTGGCTGGAGCCGACCGGCGGTATCGATCTGGATAACTTCGAGCCGATTATGGAAATCGCGCTGGCCGCTGGCGTGACCAAAATCATCCCGCATATCTACAGCTCTGTTATCGACAACGCGACCGGCAATACCCGTCCTGAAGATGTGAAAGCCCTGCTGGCCAGCGTCAAAAAGCTGATTGGCTGA
- a CDS encoding BglG family transcription antiterminator has protein sequence MVRFPNQRLAQLFDALQTETLPQDELAKRLAVSTRTVRADITALNEIIAGYGATFVHSRGSGYQLRIDDAALFSSLQQSTQRKPNPTPRTAAERVKTLLIRFLTSAFSLKLEDLADEWFVSRGTLQNDMAEVREHLTRYHLNIETKPRYGMKLFGAELAIRACLTDLLFQLDAEEQTNPLLKAESLEPEALVPLTRFMHQLLTQSSIQLTDEGEQYLILYCAVAIKRIAGGYPLTDFDAEDGDPAVKQVSVRLAAELKNLVGKEIPASEEAYLRVNIAARRVQKILPTDINADDDESLVDYILSYINSHYNYDLQGDKQLRADLLTHIKTMITRVKYQINIPNPLLGNIKQHYPMAYDVTLAAVSSWGKYTPYTLSENEIGFLVLHIGVGLERHYNIGYQRHPQVMLVCDTGNSTLRMIQAQINRKYPQLVMKQIVSLRDYEKLEHIDEDFIISNARITEKNKPVVVLSPFPTEYQMEQLGKLVLVDRTRPYMLEKFFDEKHFMIVNEPMTQAALFRHVCSQLEAEGYVDQAFYPSVVEREEIVSTMLGEGIALPHSLGLLAKKTVVITLLSPQGIAWGEGETAHVIFLLAISKADYEEAMAIYDLFVTFVRERSMSRLLSSENFESFKAIAIDCLSRI, from the coding sequence ATGGTGAGATTTCCCAATCAACGGCTGGCGCAACTTTTCGACGCGCTCCAGACCGAAACCCTGCCTCAGGATGAGCTGGCAAAACGTCTGGCGGTATCGACAAGAACGGTGCGGGCGGACATCACTGCGCTGAATGAAATCATTGCGGGTTACGGCGCGACGTTTGTCCACAGCCGGGGCAGCGGATATCAGCTGCGCATTGATGATGCAGCGCTGTTTTCGTCGTTACAGCAATCAACACAACGAAAACCGAACCCGACGCCGCGCACTGCCGCAGAACGGGTTAAGACGTTGCTGATCCGCTTTTTGACCTCAGCTTTTTCATTAAAGCTGGAAGATCTGGCTGATGAATGGTTTGTCAGCCGGGGAACCCTGCAAAATGATATGGCTGAGGTGAGGGAGCATCTGACGCGCTATCACCTGAATATCGAAACCAAACCGCGCTACGGCATGAAACTGTTCGGCGCTGAGCTGGCGATCCGTGCCTGTCTGACTGATTTACTGTTTCAGCTGGATGCCGAGGAACAGACCAATCCGTTGCTGAAAGCCGAAAGTCTCGAGCCGGAAGCGTTAGTCCCGCTGACGCGTTTTATGCATCAGTTGCTGACGCAGTCTTCCATTCAGCTGACGGATGAAGGTGAGCAGTACCTGATTCTCTATTGCGCCGTGGCCATCAAACGCATTGCCGGTGGTTATCCGCTGACGGATTTTGATGCCGAAGACGGTGATCCGGCGGTGAAGCAGGTTTCTGTGCGGCTGGCGGCGGAGCTGAAAAATCTGGTCGGGAAGGAAATCCCGGCGTCGGAAGAGGCGTATCTGCGGGTGAATATTGCCGCGCGACGCGTGCAGAAAATTTTGCCGACGGACATCAACGCTGACGACGATGAGTCGCTGGTCGATTACATTCTTTCGTACATCAACTCGCACTATAACTATGATTTGCAGGGCGATAAGCAGTTGCGTGCGGATCTGCTGACGCACATCAAAACCATGATTACGCGGGTGAAATACCAGATTAATATCCCCAATCCGCTGCTGGGTAATATCAAACAACATTACCCGATGGCGTATGACGTCACGCTGGCGGCGGTTTCAAGTTGGGGAAAATACACGCCGTACACGCTGAGCGAAAATGAAATCGGTTTTCTGGTGCTGCACATCGGCGTCGGGCTGGAGCGGCATTACAACATCGGCTACCAGCGACATCCGCAGGTCATGCTGGTTTGCGATACCGGCAATTCGACCCTCCGCATGATTCAGGCGCAGATTAATCGTAAATATCCGCAACTGGTGATGAAGCAGATTGTGTCGCTGCGCGATTACGAGAAGCTGGAACACATTGACGAAGATTTTATTATCTCCAACGCCCGCATCACCGAAAAGAATAAGCCGGTGGTGGTGTTGTCGCCGTTCCCGACGGAATACCAGATGGAGCAGCTCGGCAAACTGGTGCTGGTCGATCGCACCCGGCCTTATATGCTGGAAAAATTCTTCGACGAAAAACACTTCATGATCGTCAATGAACCGATGACGCAGGCAGCACTTTTCCGCCACGTCTGTTCACAGCTTGAAGCGGAAGGCTATGTCGATCAGGCGTTTTACCCGTCGGTGGTGGAGCGCGAGGAGATTGTTTCGACCATGCTGGGCGAAGGGATTGCGTTGCCGCATTCGCTCGGTTTGCTGGCGAAGAAAACCGTGGTGATCACACTGTTATCGCCGCAGGGCATTGCCTGGGGTGAAGGAGAAACGGCGCACGTGATTTTCCTGCTGGCGATCAGCAAGGCGGATTACGAAGAGGCGATGGCGATTTACGATTTGTTCGTGACGTTTGTGCGGGAGCGTTCGATGAGTCGTCTGCTGAGCAGTGAGAATTTTGAAAGCTTCAAGGCGATTGCGATCGATTGCCTTTCACGAATTTAA
- the npr gene encoding PTS phosphocarrier protein NPr, with the protein MTVKQTVEIKNRLGMHARPAMKLFELVQSFESEVMLRNGTGIEAEASSVIALLMLDSPKGQQIEIEATGPDEEQALTAVVNLINSGFDED; encoded by the coding sequence ATGACGGTTAAACAAACGGTAGAAATCAAAAACCGGTTAGGGATGCATGCCCGTCCGGCGATGAAGTTATTTGAACTGGTGCAGAGCTTTGAGTCAGAAGTGATGCTGCGCAACGGCACAGGCATTGAAGCGGAAGCCAGCAGCGTGATTGCCCTGCTGATGCTCGATTCCCCGAAAGGCCAGCAGATTGAAATCGAAGCCACCGGCCCCGACGAAGAACAGGCGCTGACCGCCGTCGTTAATCTCATCAACTCCGGTTTCGACGAGGATTAA